The genomic interval ATTTTCAATAAACAGCCGATCTGATTTCATTTTCTGTATAAACGATTCAGCTGTAACCCAAATCTCGGAAATACCTTCTCCGGAAAGTGCAGAACAAGTTAATACAGGAACTTCCCAATCAGGAACCGATGTTGACAAATAGTGAACTGCTAAACGTAATTCTCTTTTTGCGGCCAGTGCTGCTTTCTTATTATCACCATCGGCTTTGTTTATAACGATTGCGTCTGCCATCTCCATAATGCCTTTTTTAATTCCCTGCAGCTCATCACCCGCTCCTGCAATTTGTACAAGAAGAAAAAAATCGACCATAGAACGTACTTCAATCTCTCCCTGGCCAACACCCATAGTTTCAACTAAAATAATATCAAATCCTGCAGCTTCACAAAGCAGTATTGTTTCACGGGTTTTGCTAGCAACACCACCCAAATTTCCTCCGGATGGTGATGGGCGAATAAAAGCATCTTTGCTTTGGGCAAGCTTTTCCATACGGGTTTTATCTCCCAGAATACTGCCACCGCTTCTGCTACTGCTGGGATCAATTGCTAACACCGCTACACGATGGCCTTGCTCAATCAGGAACAAACCAAGAGCTTCTATAAGAGTACTTTTTCCGGCACCGGGAACACCTGTAATTCCTATTCGGATCGATTTTCCGGAATGGGGAAGTATTTGCTTGAGTAGATTTTGCGCCTGATCAAAATGCGATGAAGAGTTGCTTTCAATAAGCGTTATAGCACGGGCCAAAGCGACTCGATCTTTATTAATAATTTGTTGAAAATATTGTCTTGTGATAAAAGTATTTGATGTTTTATTCAAAGGATTATTCAAGGTTTGTTTTCTGGATTTTGTCTATTATTAAATATTGAATGTATTATTATCAGATTATCTTCAATGGAGGAGAAAGGAAATCTGCTTAAAATGCATCTATGAAAGTTTTTATGTGGTTTAGGATAGACTTCCGGATAGTCCTGAATTTTATGAAGTGAATCTTCAATGCTATTTAAAAAAATTATACCAAGATCTATTTTTTGCTGCTCATACCAGTCAAATGCAATTTTAATATCAGAAGCTGCTCTTTCCGTATATTGAATTTTCATTTACCAGCTGTTCTTAAATTATTGTGAACTGTTTGCCAGTCATAGGTTTTTAGTTCGCCTTGGCGAAAGAGCTCATATCTTTTATCTAACTCGGCTTTCTGCCAATCATGCATTGGGAGTACATTGTTTTGTTTTGCAATAGAATCCCATATTTTTTCAACTAAGGTAATTTTTTCATCAACTTTAAGTTGATCTATTTCTTTAATAAGCTCTTTTGTATTCATTTTGACCCACTTTTATTTTATAATTAATTATATGATAGTGAGTAATAAATGGGAATGCAAATCTTACAAACCATCAACGAACCGATCTTTATTAATTGTCTGGTTTGGTTAGCTTTTCAAGCAACAATTTTGCGGCGTCCGGAATAACTGTGCCCGGGCCAAAAATGGCTGTTGCGCCGTGTTTATATAAATAATCATAATCCTGTTTTGGAATAACACCGCCTATTGTTACCAGAATATCATCCCGCCCAAGATTTTGTAATTCTTTCACCAATTGCGGAAGAAGTGTTTTATGCCCGGCCGCCAACGAACTCATCCCGATTATATGAACATCGTTTTCTGTTGCCTGGCGCGCAGTTTCCTCTGGTGTTTGAAAGAGCGGACCGATATCAACATCAAAACCAAGATCTGCAAAAGCTGTGGCAATTACCTTTGCACCGCGGTCATGGCCATCCTGCCCCATTTTGGCAACCATAATTCGTGGACGACGGCCTTCTTGTTCCTCGAATTTTTTTGCCAATTGAATTACTTCTTTAATTTTAGCATCGTCCCCAAAACTGGAACTATAAACACCAGAAATTGATTTTGTCACTGCTTTATGTCTCCCAAAAACTTTTTCCATCGCATCGGATATTTCTCCCAGGCTTGCTCTTTCACGCGCAGCAATCACCGCTAATTCCAACAAATTACCATCGCCTTTTTCAGCGCAGTTTGTTAAGGCTTTCAAAGAAGATTGAACCTTCTGTTCATCACGGTTCTCCCGCAATTGTTTCAGCCTTTTCAATTGTGATTCACGTACTGCATCATTATCTACTTCAAGAATATCCATCTTTTCTTCTTTTTCCAGGCGGTATTTATTAACTCCAATAATGGATTCTTTTCCTGAATCGATTTTCGCTTGCCTGCGTGCAGCCGCTTCTTCTATGCGTAACTTAGGCAATCCTGTTTCGATTGCTTTGGCCATTCCACCCAATTCCTCAACTTCTTTAATATGCTGCCAGGCTTTTGTGATAAGCGCATCCGTCAAATATTCCACATAATGCGATCCTCCCCAGGGATCTATAACATTGCAAATATCCGTTTCTTCCTGCAAAAAAAGTTGCGTGTTACGCGCAATTCTGGCTGAGAAATCTGTCGGCAATGCTATCGCCTCATCCAAAGAATTTGTGTGCAACGATTGTGTATGTCCCATAGCGGCAGCCATAGCTTCGAGACAAGTACGGGTAACATTATTATAGGGATCCTGCTCTGTTAAACTCCAGCCACTTGTTTGAGAATGTGTTCTCAGAGCCATGGATTTTGGATTTTTTGGATTGAACTGTTTAATTAATTTGGCCCATATAAGTCGGGCAGCCCGCATTTTGGCAATCTCCATAAAATAGTTCATACCCACGGCCCAGAAAAAAGAAAGGCGTGGAGCAAATGTATCTATATCCAGTCCAGATTCGATTCCTGTGCGAACATATTCCAACCCATCTGCAAGTGTGTAGGCCATTTCTAAATCTGCTGTTGCCCCTGCCTCCTGCATGTGGTAACCGGAGATACTAATGCTGTTAAACGCAGGCATATTTTTGGATGTGTATTTAAATATATCACCAATAATTCGCATCGATGAAGCCGGAGGATAAATATAAGTATTGCGAACCATATACTCTTTTAAGATATCATTCTGGATCGTCCCTGAGAGTTTTTCGATTGGAACACCCTGCTCTTCCGCAGTAACAATATAAAATGCCATTATTGGGATTACAGCACCATTCATAGTCATTGAAACAGAAATTTTGTCCAAAGGAATCTGATCAAACAGAATCTTCATATCAAGAATAGAATCAATTGCAACACCGGCTTTGCCCACATCACCCACAACCCTGGGATGATCAGAATCATAACCGCGGTGAGTTGCCAAATCGAAAGCGACAGATAATCCCTTTTGCCCGGCTGCAAGGTTTCTTTTATAAAAAGCATTACTCTCTTCAGCTGTAGAAAATCCTGCATATTGACGAATTGTCCATGGACGCATAATGTACATGGATGCATAAGGGCCACGCAAAAATGGAGGGATTCCGGCGCTGTATTTTTTATGGTTTAAATCCGCCGAATTTGCTCGAGTAAAAATTTGTTTTACCGGAATTTGCTCATTGGTTTGCCAGGTCTTTTCATTATCTAAAGCATTAAATTCTTTTTCTTTAAAAGTGTTAAATGCAATTTTTGTAAAATCAGGTTTCATTTGTACTTTCTTACCAATATTGACTGTTTATTTTATCTCAGAAATAGAAATATAATTCGATATTATGAATTTCGTTCTAATTTTTCTAAAACACGGGATTGAATTAGCGGTTTTATTTTTTCTGCAACATTCCCGGAAAAATTATCAAATGATATTTTTTTCTCAGGTTTTTCTATCTTCACTTCTTCCGGATTTGGATAAATATTTGTTCCAATTGCTTTGCGCTCGCCTTTCTCAAATGCAAATACTTGTTTTTCTGCATTTTTTATTACATCATCCTGAAACGTGCCATTGCGGATCAGTTCAACGATTCCACCGGCTGCTTCAATTTCCTGAAAAACCTGCCAACTTTTCTCCGCCAGATCAATTGTCATTTTATCCAGGTATCCTGAACCAGAGGCAGGGTCAATTACTTTATCTATATTACTTTCTTCAGCTAAAACAATTTGAATATTGCGGGCCTGACGCATGGAGAACTCATCAGGTTTTCCAACAGCTAAATCAAAAGGCAAAACATCAAGTGAATCACAGCCACCAATAATTGCAGAAAAAGCAGCGCTTGTGGCCCTTAACATATTTGTCCACGGATCTAATTTGCTCAAAAAACGCCAACTGGTTTCAACGTCAATCATCAACTTGTTTTCTTCAGAATCGACATTATATGCATCACAAACATTTTTCCACAAAATACGCAAAGCCCGTAGTTTTGCGATTTCCAAAAACTGATCATTTCCAACAGATATTTTAACTCGAATCTTTGGAATAACCTTTTCAGGCCGGATTCCCAAATTAGCCAGGTAATTTATATAAGTAACCGCGACAGCAAGGAAATAGCTTAATTCATTTAGTTTATGCCCACCGGCATTATGAATAATATTTGCCTGGATTGTAAAAACATCAATATTTGGAAAGTCATTGATTTGATTAAAGACCGGCAGAATAGTATCTAAAATGGTTTCCATTGGTTTATCAAAACCACCATATTTTAATGCTCCAGAAATCGGATCTACTCCAAGGGCAGATGAAATTTTAGCATTGTCAATATCATTTTCTACAGCATATTTCTTCAACCAGTCAAATATTTTATTTCCGCTATTTAAGGCATCAAAAAGTAGAGGCACCTTATTTAAATCAATGCCCTCAAACAGCTTGTCCATTGCTTTATATTCTGTGAGATGGACATTGCCCATTATTTCCGGAATATGTGCCGCTTTACTACCAAACTGGGAAACAAGATCAAGGTCAATATTTAAAGCAGTTTGCCCTTTTGATAAGGCATTAATGGCAGAGCTGTTGAATGTGTCATTTGCAGCAAATAATTTTTGTGCTACGCGGCAATTATTTTCACGATCTGTAATCCCGAGGTTCAAATCCGGCCGGTCTTCAGAAGTGTAAATAGGTTTTACTAAAATATTTTCTTCTGTTGAAGTAAAAAGGGTTTCTTTTAAATCCTTTCCTTTAAGCAACTTTTCAGCTGCAGCCTGCCAATCATTTTCAGAGGGGAATTCAAAATCTTTGGTTATGTTAAATTTATCTTGTTTCAATTTTATCTCTCTTTTACCAATAATTCACCAATTAAAATTTTCTCTTTTTAAGATATACTATAATACCACTCTTTTATAACCTAAAGACAGTTCTCCAAAGTTAACAAGCAAGCCGAGTCGGCAATGAGAAACTTTCAAATAATTTAACGTTTGTGCAAGATGTTCATCTTTTAAACTTTTAATTCCCTTTACCTCCAAAATAATTTTTCCATAAATGACAAAATCCGCAAAAAATGCATGAGGAAGGACAACGTCTTTGTAATTTACTAAATATTCTTTTTC from Calditrichota bacterium carries:
- the meaB gene encoding methylmalonyl Co-A mutase-associated GTPase MeaB, producing the protein MNNPLNKTSNTFITRQYFQQIINKDRVALARAITLIESNSSSHFDQAQNLLKQILPHSGKSIRIGITGVPGAGKSTLIEALGLFLIEQGHRVAVLAIDPSSSRSGGSILGDKTRMEKLAQSKDAFIRPSPSGGNLGGVASKTRETILLCEAAGFDIILVETMGVGQGEIEVRSMVDFFLLVQIAGAGDELQGIKKGIMEMADAIVINKADGDNKKAALAAKRELRLAVHYLSTSVPDWEVPVLTCSALSGEGISEIWVTAESFIQKMKSDRLFIENRKNQNKAWMHNLIKEQIHQKIFENENVKMNLSKLEDMITKNEITPSNAANEIIKLLPKIEFK
- a CDS encoding type II toxin-antitoxin system RelE/ParE family toxin, with translation MKIQYTERAASDIKIAFDWYEQQKIDLGIIFLNSIEDSLHKIQDYPEVYPKPHKNFHRCILSRFPFSSIEDNLIIIHSIFNNRQNPENKP
- a CDS encoding addiction module protein, translated to MNTKELIKEIDQLKVDEKITLVEKIWDSIAKQNNVLPMHDWQKAELDKRYELFRQGELKTYDWQTVHNNLRTAGK
- the scpA gene encoding methylmalonyl-CoA mutase; the encoded protein is MKPDFTKIAFNTFKEKEFNALDNEKTWQTNEQIPVKQIFTRANSADLNHKKYSAGIPPFLRGPYASMYIMRPWTIRQYAGFSTAEESNAFYKRNLAAGQKGLSVAFDLATHRGYDSDHPRVVGDVGKAGVAIDSILDMKILFDQIPLDKISVSMTMNGAVIPIMAFYIVTAEEQGVPIEKLSGTIQNDILKEYMVRNTYIYPPASSMRIIGDIFKYTSKNMPAFNSISISGYHMQEAGATADLEMAYTLADGLEYVRTGIESGLDIDTFAPRLSFFWAVGMNYFMEIAKMRAARLIWAKLIKQFNPKNPKSMALRTHSQTSGWSLTEQDPYNNVTRTCLEAMAAAMGHTQSLHTNSLDEAIALPTDFSARIARNTQLFLQEETDICNVIDPWGGSHYVEYLTDALITKAWQHIKEVEELGGMAKAIETGLPKLRIEEAAARRQAKIDSGKESIIGVNKYRLEKEEKMDILEVDNDAVRESQLKRLKQLRENRDEQKVQSSLKALTNCAEKGDGNLLELAVIAARERASLGEISDAMEKVFGRHKAVTKSISGVYSSSFGDDAKIKEVIQLAKKFEEQEGRRPRIMVAKMGQDGHDRGAKVIATAFADLGFDVDIGPLFQTPEETARQATENDVHIIGMSSLAAGHKTLLPQLVKELQNLGRDDILVTIGGVIPKQDYDYLYKHGATAIFGPGTVIPDAAKLLLEKLTKPDN
- a CDS encoding GxxExxY protein; the encoded protein is MLKPWQKDQEGNFIYKSESYRIIGLCMEVHKNLGKGFLEIVYKDALEYEFNKAGIPFEREKEYLVNYKDVVLPHAFFADFVIYGKIILEVKGIKSLKDEHLAQTLNYLKVSHCRLGLLVNFGELSLGYKRVVL